From a single Vigna unguiculata cultivar IT97K-499-35 unplaced genomic scaffold, ASM411807v1 contig_3, whole genome shotgun sequence genomic region:
- the LOC114171557 gene encoding uncharacterized protein LOC114171557 — MILALIKVLKKRIPPFTLMSRRGTAEEKTAKSDPIYRNRLVNMLVNRILKHGKKSLAYQILYRAMKKIQQKTETNPLSVLRQAIRGVTPDIAVKARRVGGSTHQVPVEIGSAQGKALAIRWLLGASRKRPGRNMAFKLSSELVDAAKGSGDAIRKKEETHRMAEANRAFAHFR, encoded by the coding sequence atgattttagccCTTATAAAAGTTCTAAAAAAACGGATTCCTCCTTTCACGCTCATGTCACGGCGAGGTACTGCAGAAGAAAAAACCGCAAAATCCGATCCAATTTATCGTAATCGATTAGTTAACATGTTGGTTAACCGTATTCTGAAACACGGAAAAAAATCATTGGCTTATCAAATTCTCTATCGAGCTATGAAAAAGATTCAACAAAAGACAGAAACAAATCCACTATCTGTTTTACGTCAAGCAATACGTGGAGTAACTCCCGATATAGCAGTAAAAGCAAGACGCGTAGGCGGATCAACTCATCAAGTTCCCGTTGAAATAGGATCCGCACAAGGAAAAGCACTTGCCATTCGTTGGTTATTGGGGGCATCCCGAAAACGTCCGGGTCGAAATATGGCTTTCAAATTAAGTTCCGAATTAGTGGATGCTGCCAAAGGTAGTGGCGATGCCATACGCAAAAAGGAAGAGACTCATAGAATGGCAGAGGCAAATAGAGCTTTTGCACATTTTCGTTAA